The following are from one region of the Hymenobacter radiodurans genome:
- the kduD gene encoding 2-dehydro-3-deoxy-D-gluconate 5-dehydrogenase KduD, which produces MSASSLFNLAGKVALVTGCNRGIGQAMAIGLAEAGADIIGVSASLEATGSETEQQVQALGRQFTAYQADFSQRAQVDTFIQQVQQDFPRIDILINNAGTIRRAPAAEHSDADWDNVLAINLDSPFRLARAIGGQMLRQGSGKIIFTASLLTFQGGINVPGYAASKGAIGSLVKALANEWAGKGVNVNAIAPGYIATDNTEALRNDPDRSASILGRIPAGRWGTPEDFKGPTVFLASEAGNYVHGTILTVDGGWMGR; this is translated from the coding sequence ATGAGTGCATCTTCTCTCTTCAACTTGGCTGGCAAAGTGGCCTTGGTAACTGGTTGTAACCGGGGTATTGGTCAGGCGATGGCGATAGGGCTGGCAGAAGCTGGCGCTGATATTATCGGCGTGTCTGCCTCACTCGAAGCCACCGGAAGCGAGACGGAGCAGCAAGTGCAGGCCCTGGGTCGGCAGTTCACGGCCTACCAGGCCGACTTTAGCCAGCGCGCCCAGGTTGATACCTTTATTCAGCAGGTGCAGCAAGACTTCCCCCGCATCGATATCCTAATTAATAACGCTGGCACCATCCGCCGCGCCCCCGCCGCCGAGCACTCCGATGCCGACTGGGATAACGTGCTGGCAATTAACCTAGACTCACCATTCCGTCTGGCTCGCGCTATTGGGGGGCAAATGTTGCGGCAGGGCAGCGGCAAAATCATCTTCACCGCGTCCTTGCTCACCTTCCAGGGTGGCATCAACGTGCCGGGCTACGCCGCCAGCAAAGGCGCTATTGGCTCCTTAGTAAAAGCCCTGGCCAATGAGTGGGCCGGTAAAGGCGTGAATGTAAACGCCATCGCCCCCGGCTACATCGCCACCGATAATACTGAGGCGCTCCGCAACGACCCTGACCGCTCCGCTAGCATCCTGGGCCGCATTCCGGCCGGCCGCTGGGGCACGCCCGAGGACTTCAAAGGACCCACTGTATTTCTGGCCTCCGAGGCCGGCAACTACGTGCACGGCACCATCCTCACCGTCGATGGCGGCTGGATGGGGCGCTAA
- the kduI gene encoding 5-dehydro-4-deoxy-D-glucuronate isomerase has protein sequence MQQRHASSPRETVTLTTDQLREQFLIEQLFVDGQIELVYSHYDRMIVGGAVPAGQTLTLPNPENLKANYFLERRELGILNVGGAGQVTVDGTSYELGNQDCLYVGKGAQTITFSGAEARYYLLSAPAHATHPTTLRTQSEATPVEMGSMETANERTIYKYIYNEGIQSCQLVMGLTQLKPGNVWNTMPAHTHDRRMEAYLYFNLPPNQRVLHLMGEPNQTRPLWVSNEQAIISPPWSVHTGCGTSAYAFIWGMAGENLEYTDMDAVGIYDLR, from the coding sequence ATGCAGCAACGCCACGCCAGCAGCCCCCGCGAAACCGTCACCCTGACCACCGACCAGCTCCGCGAGCAGTTTTTGATCGAACAGCTTTTTGTCGACGGTCAGATTGAACTCGTGTATTCCCACTACGACCGCATGATTGTGGGCGGCGCAGTACCAGCTGGTCAAACCTTGACTCTGCCTAACCCAGAAAACCTCAAAGCCAACTACTTTCTGGAGCGCCGCGAGCTAGGCATTCTGAACGTGGGTGGCGCGGGCCAAGTCACGGTCGATGGCACTAGCTACGAGCTCGGCAACCAGGACTGCCTATATGTGGGGAAAGGTGCGCAAACCATTACGTTCAGCGGCGCAGAGGCCCGCTATTACCTTTTATCGGCCCCGGCCCACGCCACCCACCCGACCACGCTCCGCACGCAGTCCGAGGCCACGCCGGTAGAAATGGGATCCATGGAAACGGCCAATGAGCGCACCATCTACAAGTACATATACAACGAGGGCATTCAGAGCTGCCAACTGGTAATGGGCCTTACCCAGCTCAAGCCAGGCAATGTGTGGAACACCATGCCGGCCCACACCCACGACCGGCGCATGGAAGCCTATCTGTACTTCAATTTGCCCCCCAACCAGCGGGTACTGCACCTAATGGGCGAACCCAATCAGACCCGGCCACTGTGGGTGAGCAACGAGCAAGCCATCATCTCGCCGCCCTGGTCCGTGCACACGGGCTGCGGTACCAGCGCCTACGCCTTCATCTGGGGCATGGCCGGCGAAAACCTAGAATACACCGACATGGATGCCGTGGGCATTTATGATTTACGGTAA
- a CDS encoding SusC/RagA family TonB-linked outer membrane protein, translating into MKKYLFIFCLLLGAATGAFAQAQRTITGVVRSATEALPGVTVLVKGTTNGASTDPEGRFSLTVPTGQPVTLNISSIGYVSQEIPVGDREQINVTLKEDAQQLNDVVVIGYQEVNRRDVTGSVSSVGAQQIKDVPVNSAAEALTGRLAGVQLTSSEGTPGNQEVQVRVRGGGSVTQDNSPLYVVDGIQIENALGVIAPQDIASVDVLKDASATAIYGARGANGVVIITTKKGLEGKTVISYNGFAGVRKITNTLGVLEPDDYLNYQYERSRYAGVAGLNSFRTLFGSRNFASDTITRARNSPFVDWQDDVFGKNAFQQTHNVSIAGGVKGTTYSLSLTRNTEDGIQRGSDYERSLINFRFDTKATDKLTVGLNVRFNDQEANGAGTSTSGSSVTSRLRNTVQYQPLNIPRADGTVVDVTAFDPEFFETSTLVNPILTIDNEYRLDKRRTFNVGGNIALELAKGLVFRSTAGFDITNFDLSTFNGRYSPTIRQAAGAI; encoded by the coding sequence ATGAAAAAATATCTATTCATCTTCTGTCTGCTGCTGGGTGCGGCGACGGGGGCTTTTGCCCAGGCCCAACGAACCATTACGGGCGTGGTGCGGTCGGCAACTGAGGCTTTGCCCGGCGTAACCGTGCTCGTGAAAGGCACCACCAACGGCGCCTCTACCGATCCTGAAGGCCGCTTCAGCCTCACGGTGCCTACGGGCCAGCCGGTGACCCTAAATATCAGCTCGATTGGCTACGTATCGCAGGAAATCCCCGTTGGCGACCGTGAACAGATCAACGTGACGCTCAAGGAAGATGCGCAACAGTTGAATGACGTGGTAGTAATTGGTTACCAAGAGGTTAACCGCCGCGACGTAACTGGATCCGTATCATCAGTTGGCGCCCAGCAGATTAAGGACGTGCCCGTTAACTCGGCCGCTGAGGCACTCACGGGCCGCTTGGCTGGTGTGCAGCTGACTAGCTCGGAGGGTACGCCTGGTAACCAGGAAGTACAGGTGCGGGTACGCGGTGGCGGCTCGGTAACGCAGGATAACTCGCCGCTCTACGTGGTCGATGGTATTCAAATTGAAAACGCATTGGGCGTAATTGCCCCCCAAGACATTGCTTCGGTCGACGTACTGAAAGATGCATCTGCTACGGCTATTTATGGTGCGCGTGGCGCCAATGGTGTTGTGATTATCACTACCAAAAAAGGCCTGGAAGGCAAAACCGTAATTAGCTATAATGGCTTCGCGGGGGTACGTAAAATCACCAACACGCTAGGGGTGCTTGAGCCCGACGATTATTTAAACTACCAGTATGAGCGGTCGCGGTATGCCGGCGTTGCTGGCCTGAACAGTTTTAGAACGCTGTTTGGCTCTAGAAACTTTGCTAGCGATACCATTACACGGGCCCGTAATTCACCTTTTGTTGATTGGCAGGATGATGTGTTCGGCAAGAATGCGTTCCAGCAAACCCACAACGTATCGATAGCTGGCGGGGTGAAAGGCACCACCTATTCCCTGAGCCTAACCCGCAACACCGAAGACGGTATTCAGCGCGGCTCCGACTACGAGCGCAGCCTGATCAACTTCCGCTTCGATACCAAAGCGACCGACAAGCTCACCGTCGGCCTGAACGTGCGCTTCAACGACCAGGAAGCCAACGGCGCCGGCACCTCTACCTCCGGTTCTTCCGTTACCTCACGTCTGCGTAATACGGTGCAGTACCAGCCGCTGAACATCCCAAGAGCTGATGGCACGGTAGTGGACGTAACGGCCTTTGATCCAGAATTTTTCGAGACGTCTACGCTGGTAAACCCCATCCTGACCATCGACAATGAGTACCGCCTCGATAAGCGCCGCACCTTCAACGTGGGGGGCAATATTGCGCTGGAGCTAGCTAAAGGCTTGGTGTTCCGCTCCACGGCTGGTTTCGACATTACCAACTTTGACCTGAGCACTTTCAATGGTCGCTATTCGCCTACCATTCGGCAGGCGGCGGGGGCTATTTGA
- a CDS encoding SusC/RagA family TonB-linked outer membrane protein: protein MNLPFATITTTTQTTINNSNVLDYSFKKDQHSVGVLVGQEIYQQRNNQQFIQTNFLPLEITAERALANINQGVLPTGQTSQPVLPQTSIPQDYRLLSGFGRLTYSYNDKYLFTGTFRADGSSKFKDNNRFGFFPGASVAWRISQEEFFKGVPAVSDLKLRLSYGQAGNNRIADFLTDQLYRAGSAPYALGGNIVQGSAPVSLPNPDLKWEKTTSRNLGLDLSLLDNRIQFTADAYYNTTSDLLIARPIPAFTGYTSQLQNIGSTSNRGLELQVIGNIVNSENFTWTATANTSFNRGRIEDLGPNTNEILGIASGWAGTALNQDFVARKGQPVGQMYGYVTDGFLTADDFIGYVPATTPTGTGTWTVNPDRPLVNPFAVIGGGEFRPGLIKLRDLNGDNIINNQDQTVIGNANPKAVGGLNQQFTYKNFDASIFLNFVLGNDVYNANKIEFTTNTANTTFSNVLDIMGNRYRTIEEDGSPITTIERLREVNQNADIWTPTQALFLHSWAVEDGSFLRVNNLTLGYSLPKALISRAKLSTLRFYVTANNIYTFTKYSGYDPEVSTRRATPLTPGVDYAAYPRSRAFLFGVNVSL from the coding sequence TTGAACCTGCCTTTCGCCACTATCACGACTACCACTCAGACCACGATTAACAACTCGAATGTGCTGGATTATTCCTTCAAGAAGGACCAGCACTCCGTTGGCGTTCTTGTAGGACAGGAAATCTATCAACAGCGTAACAACCAGCAGTTCATCCAAACCAATTTCCTGCCGCTGGAAATCACCGCTGAGCGGGCATTGGCCAACATTAACCAAGGTGTACTACCCACTGGCCAGACTTCCCAGCCCGTGCTGCCCCAAACCAGCATTCCGCAGGACTACCGCTTGCTGTCCGGCTTCGGTCGCCTGACGTACTCTTACAATGACAAGTACCTCTTCACGGGTACGTTCCGCGCCGACGGCTCATCGAAATTCAAAGACAACAACCGCTTCGGCTTTTTCCCTGGTGCCTCCGTTGCGTGGCGGATTTCGCAGGAAGAGTTTTTTAAAGGCGTTCCAGCCGTATCCGATTTGAAGCTGCGCTTAAGCTACGGCCAAGCCGGTAACAACCGTATCGCCGACTTCCTGACCGACCAGCTGTACCGGGCCGGTAGCGCGCCGTATGCACTCGGTGGCAATATCGTGCAGGGTTCAGCGCCCGTCAGCCTACCTAATCCTGACTTGAAGTGGGAAAAAACCACTTCGCGCAACTTAGGTCTGGATTTGTCATTGCTCGACAACCGCATTCAGTTCACGGCTGATGCGTACTACAACACCACCAGCGATCTGCTCATCGCCCGTCCGATTCCAGCTTTCACAGGCTACACCTCGCAACTTCAGAACATCGGCTCAACCTCTAACCGTGGTCTGGAATTGCAGGTTATTGGTAACATCGTAAACAGTGAGAACTTCACCTGGACGGCTACGGCTAACACCTCCTTTAACCGGGGTCGCATTGAGGACTTAGGTCCCAATACTAACGAGATTCTGGGTATTGCTTCCGGCTGGGCTGGTACTGCGCTCAACCAAGATTTCGTAGCGCGGAAAGGTCAGCCTGTAGGGCAGATGTACGGCTACGTAACCGATGGCTTCCTCACCGCCGATGACTTCATTGGTTACGTGCCGGCTACCACCCCTACGGGTACGGGTACCTGGACGGTTAATCCTGATCGGCCTCTAGTGAATCCCTTTGCCGTAATCGGTGGTGGTGAGTTTCGTCCAGGCTTGATAAAACTGCGTGACCTCAACGGCGATAATATCATCAATAACCAGGATCAGACGGTAATTGGTAATGCTAACCCGAAAGCGGTAGGCGGTCTGAACCAGCAGTTTACCTACAAGAATTTCGATGCTAGCATCTTCCTGAACTTCGTGCTTGGCAATGATGTCTACAACGCGAACAAAATCGAGTTCACGACCAATACGGCTAACACCACGTTCAGCAACGTGCTCGACATCATGGGTAATCGCTACCGCACCATTGAGGAAGATGGCAGCCCCATTACGACCATCGAGCGCCTGCGCGAAGTAAATCAGAATGCCGACATCTGGACGCCTACACAGGCCCTTTTCCTGCACTCATGGGCAGTAGAAGATGGCTCTTTCCTGCGGGTGAACAACCTAACCCTTGGTTATTCATTGCCCAAGGCTCTGATCAGCCGCGCCAAGCTCTCGACGCTGCGCTTCTACGTGACGGCCAACAACATCTACACGTTCACCAAGTACTCGGGCTACGACCCTGAGGTGAGCACCCGCCGTGCTACGCCCCTCACGCCGGGCGTTGATTACGCTGCTTATCCCCGCAGCCGTGCTTTCCTGTTTGGTGTGAACGTTTCCCTCTAA